Proteins encoded together in one Felis catus isolate Fca126 chromosome B3, F.catus_Fca126_mat1.0, whole genome shotgun sequence window:
- the LIN52 gene encoding protein lin-52 homolog isoform X2: protein MGWKMASPTDGTDLEASLLSFEKLDRASPDLWPEQLPGVAEFAASFKSPITSSPPKWMAEIERDDIDMLKELGSLTTANLMEKVRGLQNLAYQLGLDEYYSSTLRVDIYLTP, encoded by the exons GGACAGATCTGGAAGCATCTCTGCTAAGTTTTGAAAAACTTGACCGTGCCTCGCCAGACCTTTGGCCAGAACAAT taccAGGTGTTGCTGAATTCGCAGCTTCCTTTAAAAGt CCTATTACTAGTTCTCCACCCAAATGGATGGCTGAAATAGAACGTGATGACATTGACATGTTGAAAG AACTGGGGAGCCTCACCACAGCTAATTTGATGGAGAAGGTACGGGGCCTGCAGAACTTGGCCTATCAGCTGGGGCTAGATGAGT ATTATTCATCTACTCTAAGGGTTGACATTTACTTGACACCCTAA